The proteins below come from a single Miscanthus floridulus cultivar M001 chromosome 1, ASM1932011v1, whole genome shotgun sequence genomic window:
- the LOC136468730 gene encoding uncharacterized protein, producing MLISDACFSLTTFYGPANDRRKDEFLQEMISSKPPAGTPWLIMGDFNLIYKASDKNNLNLNRRLMGKFRAALDDCELMEICLQNRKFTWSNERENPTLDTVPRKASFRFEDHWLHTDGFSEVVEQAWSKQQSGSALTVLRKKLTETARALRQWSKPLFSKARLQLHIANEVIMRLEIAQERRHLSDGKLALRKELKLRVLGLAAVERSRRRQASRFIWLKAGDACTKFFHLKMSTRR from the exons ATGCTGATCAGTGATGCCTGCTTCAGTCTGACCACTTTCTACGGTCCGGCAAATGATAGGAGGAAAGACGAATTCCTCCAGGAAATGATTTCCAGCAAACCTCCAGCAGGGACCCCTTGGCTCATCATGGGGGATTTCAACCTGATCTACAAGGCTAGTGACAAAAATAATCTAAACCTCAACCGTAGGCTGATGGGCAAGTTCAGAGCGGCGTTGGATGATTGTGAATTAATGGAAATCTGCCTCCAAAACCGGAAATTTACGTGGTCCAATGAAAGGGAGAATCCAACGTTG GACACCGTGCCAAGAAAAGCGAGCTTCAGGTTTGAAGACCATTGGCTGCACACTGATGGTTTTAGCGAGGTGGTAGAGCAGGCTTGGTCCAAGCAGCAGTCAGGATCAGCGCTCACTGTCCTTAGGAAGAAGCTTACAGAGACAGCGCGGGCGCTGCGGCAGTGGAGTAAACCGTTGTTCAGCAAGGCGCGACTGCAGCTGCACATTGCGAACGAAGTCATCATGCGCTTAGAAATAGCGCAGGAGAGAAGGCATCTTTCTGACGGCAAGCTCGCGCTCAGAAAAGAACTCAAACTCAGGGTGCTTGGCCTGGCAGCAGTAGAGAGATCAAGGAGAAGGCAAGCGTCCAGATTCATTTGGTTGAAGGCGGGGGACGCCTGCACCAAGTTCTTCCACCTAAAGATGAGCACTAGAAGGTGA